The following are encoded in a window of Castanea sativa cultivar Marrone di Chiusa Pesio chromosome 5, ASM4071231v1 genomic DNA:
- the LOC142636451 gene encoding uncharacterized protein LOC142636451, whose protein sequence is MTSTSVKNNNLLPPGLVSNLQQVLSKKNGNNNNNNNNKINDDDNVNNSEVEPKESDNVEPAEPSSSTSVSDASEAVDTSKPIVLVTNGDGIDSPGLVFLVEALVREGLYNVHVCAPQSDKSVSGHSVTLQETVAVSSTEINGSTAFEVSGTPVDCVSLALSGALFSWSKPLLVISGINRGSSCGHHTFYSGVVAGAREALICGVPSLSISLNWKKDESQENDFKDAVSVCIPLINAAIRDIEKGVFPKSCSLNIEIPTSPLTNKGFKLTKQSMWRSTPNWLAVSANRYPAGHFMSNQQSLGLQLAQLGRDASAAGAARRLNTQKKHVEIESVGVAGKSDSHRVKKYFRLEFLDKEQEETDKDLDFRALENGYVAITPLSLLPHIETDIQTATSDWISAALPAEQ, encoded by the exons ATGACTTCCACTTCTGTGAAGAACAACAACTTGTTGCCACCGGGGTTGGTCTCCAATCTCCAACAAGTTCTAAGCAAAAAAAAcggcaacaacaacaacaacaacaacaacaaaatcaatgaTGATGACAACGTTAATAACAGTGAAGTTGAACCAAAAGAAAGCGACAATGTTGAGCCCGCCGAGCCCTCTTCTTCCACTTCGGTTTCCGATGCTTCTGAGGCCGTAGACACTTCCAAGCCCATTGTTTTGGTCACCAATGGAGATGGGATTGACTCCCCTGGCCTTGTGTTCCTCGTTGAAGCGCTTGTTCGTGAAGGCTTGTACAATGTCCATGTCTGCGCTCCGCAATC GGACAAATCAGTGTCAGGTCATTCTGTGACTCTCCAAGAAACGGTTGCTGTGAGTTCCACTGAGATTAATGGTTCTACAGCTTTTGAAGTTTCAG GGACTCCTGTGGATTGTGTCTCATTGGCATTATCTGGGGCATTGTTTTCTTGGTCAAAGCCTCTTCTG GTGATTAGTGGAATTAATCGGGGATCAAGCTGTGGCCATCACAC GTTTTACTCGGGTGTTGTTGCCGGAGCTAGAGAGGCCCTAATTTGTGGTGTTCCATCATTGTCAATATCATTGAACTG GAAGAAGGATGAAAGTCAGGAAAATGATTTTAAGGATGCAGTTTCTGTCTGTATACCTTTAATAAATGCAGCTATCAGAGATATTGAAAAAGGAGTTTTCCCCAAAAGCTGCTCCCTGAATATAGAGATACCCACTTCTCCTTTGACAAACAAG GGTTTTAAATTGACCAAGCAAAGTATGTGGAGATCAACTCCTAACTGGCTAGCTGTTTCAGCCAACCGGTATCCTGCTGGACATTTCATGTCCAATCAACAAAGCCTTGGCCTTCAGCTCGCACAGCTTGGCCGAGATGCCTCTGCTGCG GGTGCGGCTCGACGTTTGAACACACAAAAGAAGCATGTGGAAATTGAATCAGTTGGCGTTGCTGGAAAATCTGATTCCCACCGAGTGAAGAAGTACTTCCGGCTAGag TTTCTGGATAAGGAGCAAGAAGAGACGGACAAGGATCTGGATTTCAGAGCACTTGAAAATGGATAT GTTGCAATAActcctctttctcttttacCACATATTGAGACGGACATTCAAACGGCTACCTCAGATTGGATCTCTGCTGCACTCCCTGCAGAGCAATAA